A genomic region of Serinus canaria isolate serCan28SL12 chromosome 1A, serCan2020, whole genome shotgun sequence contains the following coding sequences:
- the LOC108962614 gene encoding inositol 1,4,5-trisphosphate receptor-interacting protein-like 1: MDTWVLWLLLLQSAVQYPQPVGDGLDEVTRLRTEVLAKLREEEKIGLEREVEQLVLKQGVGAWGDLLCSAWQHGQVWALAGLLLLLLALWYLRRKRSLRREEREEGHGGGNEEEVEDVDANEEDVGNEEEGDLDGEESDRDDGQAQEVDNAAANEERDGAANEVGNEAANAANANDVRNEVEQYRDRDDNFGRIVLERIQWPVQDLREGCTWTRILMEHFAIYFRRVLSNSFYPVLQGAIGVGSAFEGWSPREQDVVYQVLIPMTPPRGHSFHLELGTAGQRRLRNFHIRVQQECTCTREQQHKNMLCFLHQPEEELRRCQDPSLLHTLCTGSYLDVEKTARWFYQLVRAIWPALRESHRWHLVLLPSRRSCQFKVTKGRESYRIELLFAVRQGNSDVFVSSQPRQAHTSSTIWPESYAVAEMKFFRYIARRAPPDSLHLKCLQFFTRLQLGLGFSTYTIKTIVMHLLSVLPASQWRRRHFVRRLMDISERLRTCVEMRHLNHFIVGNQRLPQGISLPPEVLMAGSRNLFHDLEMDPVAHSQAVSQYLDLHHWLKRILKNEQ, encoded by the coding sequence ATGGATACCTGGGTATTGTGGCTCTTGCTCTTGCAAAGCGCTGTCCAGTACCCACAGCCCGTGGGTGATGGCTTGGACGAGGTGACACGTCTGCGAACGGAGGTGCTTGCCAAGCTCCGGGAAGAGGAGAAGATTGGTCTGGAGCGGGAGGTGGAACAGCTGGTCCTGAAGCAGGGTGTCGGGGCCTGGGGagacctgctctgctctgcctggcagcacGGGCAGGTCTGGGCTCttgctgggctcctgctccttctcctggcactgtggtatttgaggaggaaaaggagcctGAGGAGAGAGGAGCGTGAAGAAGGACATGGTGGTGGGAATGAAGAGGAAGTCGAAGATGTGGACGCAAATGAAGAAGATGTTGGAAATGAAGAGGAAGGAGACCTGGATGGGGAGGAAAGCGACAGAGATGACGGCCAGGCACAGGAAGTGGACAATGCTGCTGCGAATGAAGAACGTGATGGTGCCGCGAATGAAGTTGGCAATGAGGCTGCAAATGCAGCAAACGCCAATGATGTTAGAAATGAAGTGGAACAATACCGCGATCGTGACGATAACTTTGGAAGGATCGTGCTGGAGCGCATACAGTGGCCTGTGCAGGACCTGCGGGAAGGATGCACATGGACAAGAATCCTGATGGAGCATTTTGCAATTTACTTTCGACGGGTCTTGTCCAACAGTTTCTATCCGGTGCTGCAAGGAGCTATCGGGGTGGGCAGTGCCTTCGAAGGTTGGAGTCCCCGTGAGCAGGATGTTGTGTACCAGGTGCTCATACCCATGACACCTCCTCGAGGGCACAGCTTCCACCtagagctgggcactgcagggcagaggcGCCTGAGGAACTTCCACATCCGCGTGCAGCAGGAGTGCACCTgcaccagggagcagcagcataAGAACATGCTGTGCTTCCTGCACCAGCCTGAGGAGGAGCTCAGGAGGTGTCAGGATCCCAGCCTCCTTCATACCCTGTGCACGGGCTCCTACCTGGACGTGGAGAAAACTGCCCGCTGGTTCTACCAACTGGTGAGAGCAATCTGGCCGGCTTTGCGTGAGTCACACCGTTGGCATTTagtgctgctgccctccagACGCTCTTGCCAGTTCAAGGTGACCAAGGGCAGAGAAAGCTACCGGATCGAGCTGCTGTTTGCGGTGCGGCAAGGCAACTCAGACGTCTTTGTCAGCAGTCAGCCGAGGCAAGCCCACACCTCAAGTACAATCTGGCCGGAGAGCTACGCCGTGGCCGAGATGAAGTTCTTCAGGTACATCGCCAGGCGGGCCCCCCCTGACAGCTTGCACCTGAAATGCCTGCAGTTCTTCACTCGTCTTCAGCTGGGCTTGGGCTTCTCCACCTATACCATCAAGACCATTGTCATGCACCTCCTGAGCGTCTTACCCGCGTCACAGTGGCGCAGGAGACATTTTGTGAGGCGGCTGATGGATATCAGCGAGAGGCTGCGCACATGCGTGGAAATGAGACACCTCAATCACTTCATTGTGGGCAACCAGAGGCTTCCTCAGGGGATCAGCTTGCCCCCAGAGGTCCTAATGGCAGGGTCACGCAATCTCTTCCACGACCTGGAGATGGATCCGGTTGCCCACTCCCAGGCAGTGAGCCAGTACCTGGATCTGCACCACTGGCTCAAACGAATCCTTAAAAATGAGCAGTGA